One part of the Enterococcus sp. DIV1094 genome encodes these proteins:
- a CDS encoding carbohydrate binding domain-containing protein, protein MKKNNLKKIAAASMLLLTLGGPAVTFATSQSTGDLASISSQVEEQLAIKNGDFNDGLNNWIVSNPGTQNPKIEELNGNKYVVATYGENIHQYLTLKPNTTYTFGYDVAGSADFPAKVEFGTMNHDEGFVSLEETAHNNENWTRREFTFTTPATENTYILRFSSTGNGWAKFDNIQVEPEKTETNLLTLGTQDREAYAYLNLDSERFNSSERLMVYVDGRYHFETYKGKAYYSFTSKKDGGTQVRRSISGVKGQVIEVYTAPNSPGHSSTGKRLLESITLEEDLAVDTSLLDHAVKNIKLSGSRLDIDFDRASFEGKNRMMIYKNGKYIAEVYKGKAYYSSVREKLTDSIKVSKSSDFKSGDVISVELRSGTPGGSAKLIQVLATFEVE, encoded by the coding sequence ATGAAAAAAAACAATTTGAAAAAAATTGCAGCAGCAAGCATGTTACTACTTACATTAGGAGGACCAGCGGTAACATTTGCGACAAGTCAATCAACAGGTGACTTGGCCAGTATCAGTAGTCAGGTAGAAGAGCAGTTAGCAATTAAAAACGGCGATTTCAATGATGGATTGAACAACTGGATCGTATCGAATCCAGGGACACAAAATCCGAAGATCGAAGAATTAAATGGAAATAAGTACGTGGTCGCAACATATGGAGAAAACATTCATCAATATTTGACATTGAAGCCAAACACGACCTATACATTTGGTTATGATGTCGCAGGAAGTGCTGATTTCCCAGCGAAAGTTGAATTCGGTACGATGAATCATGATGAAGGATTCGTTTCATTAGAAGAAACAGCCCACAACAACGAGAACTGGACACGTAGAGAATTTACGTTTACGACACCTGCAACAGAAAATACATACATTCTTCGTTTTTCTTCAACAGGAAACGGTTGGGCAAAATTTGACAATATCCAAGTAGAACCAGAAAAAACAGAAACGAACTTATTGACTTTAGGTACACAAGATCGTGAAGCGTATGCGTATTTAAACTTAGATTCAGAACGTTTTAATAGCTCAGAAAGATTGATGGTCTACGTGGATGGCCGCTATCATTTTGAAACATACAAAGGCAAAGCTTACTATTCCTTCACAAGTAAAAAGGATGGCGGAACTCAAGTCCGTCGTAGTATTTCCGGAGTCAAAGGACAAGTGATCGAAGTATATACTGCACCAAACTCACCTGGTCATAGTTCAACAGGCAAGCGTTTATTAGAGTCGATCACGTTAGAAGAAGATTTAGCAGTTGACACTTCTTTATTAGATCATGCGGTAAAGAACATCAAATTATCAGGAAGCCGACTAGATATTGATTTCGATCGTGCAAGTTTTGAAGGAAAAAATCGAATGATGATCTATAAAAATGGCAAATACATTGCTGAAGTCTACAAAGGCAAAGCATACTATTCATCTGTACGTGAGAAGTTAACTGATAGTATCAAAGTAAGTAAATCTTCTGATTTTAAATCCGGAGATGTGATTTCAGTGGAACTACGCAGCGGCACTCCTGGTGGTTCGGCTAAGTTGATCCAAGTATTAGCAACATTTGAAGTAGAATAG
- a CDS encoding helix-turn-helix transcriptional regulator — MFRPNDIFTPNPSQQDIDTTLKEMTEHGDSLFPVAVHYTNHPVHQENMIHPHWHRELEILYVYRGLMEVKVEGLSYVVREGDILFIPANQLHEALNYQMNACAFFAIVFDASFIESRISDHIQQTYLDPLLHSMEQSTIHFTNNCSDILAIQQLIITIIDTFALKESRFELTIKAQLLLLIKHFSRYSTQVTPAKLVDSKKKLNTYRCKKIILYIEENYQSTITLEAISSHIGYSKEHFCRFFKKHFRMTFFTYLNQMRIKKAEYLLLHSDLKIIDIALEAGFDDPNYFTSLFKRETQMTPSNYRKKMREFTSM; from the coding sequence ATGTTTAGACCAAACGATATTTTTACCCCCAATCCTAGTCAACAAGATATTGATACAACGCTAAAGGAAATGACCGAACATGGTGATAGTTTGTTTCCAGTAGCTGTTCACTATACGAACCACCCGGTACACCAGGAAAATATGATCCATCCCCATTGGCATCGAGAGCTGGAGATTCTTTACGTCTACCGCGGACTCATGGAAGTAAAAGTAGAAGGTTTATCTTACGTTGTTCGAGAAGGGGATATTTTGTTTATACCTGCGAACCAATTACATGAAGCTCTCAATTATCAAATGAATGCCTGTGCTTTTTTTGCAATCGTGTTTGATGCGTCATTCATCGAAAGTCGGATTTCTGACCATATCCAACAAACCTATCTTGATCCGTTACTTCATTCAATGGAGCAATCAACCATCCATTTTACAAATAATTGCTCTGATATTTTAGCTATCCAACAACTCATTATCACGATCATCGATACTTTTGCCTTGAAAGAATCACGATTTGAACTGACGATCAAAGCCCAATTGTTACTACTGATCAAACATTTTTCGCGTTACAGCACACAAGTAACTCCTGCAAAATTAGTTGACAGTAAAAAGAAACTCAATACGTATCGCTGCAAAAAAATCATTCTATACATTGAAGAAAATTATCAAAGTACGATCACCCTTGAAGCAATCAGTAGTCATATCGGCTACAGTAAAGAACATTTCTGTCGCTTTTTTAAAAAACATTTTCGCATGACCTTCTTTACGTATTTAAATCAAATGCGAATCAAAAAGGCAGAGTACTTACTGCTGCATTCAGATTTGAAAATTATCGATATTGCATTGGAAGCCGGTTTCGATGATCCTAATTACTTCACTAGCCTATTTAAACGAGAAACACAAATGACTCCGTCAAATTATCGGAAAAAAATGCGCGAGTTCACTAGTATGTGA
- a CDS encoding ABC transporter substrate-binding protein → MKKQRGFLVLAFAMLLGIAGCGTTQSGRSDDGSVTLEIFNIKTETAEQMDALVEAFENDHPEIKINLTTVGGGTDATAALQSKFSSGDEPDIFMLGGLADTQIWQHKLYDLGETTLAKQAIEGTLEGATLDGTIYGVPMNIEGYGWLINQEIFKEAGIDNDSINTFEAFEEAVQLLDSKKEELGLQGVFGFSGAETWVSSQYSSNFFAPEFDDSLEKTYEAPELSVDYAEQMKNYTDLVIEYNAQPMEAMDYSTSVEELFASGKVAIIHQGNWIVPTLDSLDETFTKEKLGIIPMQIESPEESKIVAGPAWYWGVNKDKDQEIIDASIEFLTWMYTDEQAMTAIIDEFQFIPAYTNFSSEAIHDPLSKEIYTYLSEGQTVPWVHNSYPDGYGQNIFGVQIQAYAAGRISWEEFIDTLQTSWAQERE, encoded by the coding sequence ATGAAGAAACAACGAGGATTTTTGGTACTTGCTTTTGCCATGTTGTTAGGAATTGCCGGCTGTGGCACGACACAAAGCGGGCGTTCAGATGATGGTAGTGTAACATTAGAGATTTTCAATATCAAGACAGAAACGGCCGAGCAAATGGATGCATTAGTGGAAGCGTTCGAGAACGATCATCCGGAAATCAAGATCAATTTGACCACAGTCGGTGGAGGGACAGATGCGACAGCAGCATTGCAATCGAAGTTTTCCTCTGGAGATGAACCAGATATTTTTATGTTAGGTGGCTTAGCAGATACACAGATATGGCAACATAAACTCTATGATCTTGGGGAAACAACATTAGCAAAACAAGCAATCGAAGGCACATTGGAAGGCGCGACTCTCGATGGAACGATTTATGGTGTCCCGATGAATATCGAAGGATATGGCTGGTTGATCAATCAAGAGATTTTTAAAGAAGCAGGCATTGATAATGATTCAATCAATACATTTGAAGCATTTGAAGAAGCTGTTCAATTATTAGATAGCAAAAAAGAAGAACTAGGGCTACAAGGCGTATTTGGTTTTAGTGGGGCAGAAACATGGGTGTCCAGTCAATATAGTTCGAATTTTTTTGCTCCAGAGTTTGATGATAGCTTAGAAAAGACCTATGAAGCGCCTGAATTAAGCGTGGATTATGCAGAACAAATGAAAAACTACACGGATCTAGTCATTGAATACAACGCACAGCCAATGGAAGCAATGGATTACAGTACGTCTGTTGAGGAGCTATTTGCGAGTGGAAAAGTCGCTATCATCCATCAAGGCAATTGGATCGTTCCAACCTTGGATAGCTTAGATGAGACTTTTACAAAAGAAAAACTAGGCATCATCCCGATGCAGATCGAATCTCCAGAAGAAAGTAAAATCGTCGCAGGTCCAGCCTGGTATTGGGGGGTCAATAAAGACAAGGACCAAGAAATCATTGACGCTTCGATCGAATTTCTAACGTGGATGTATACCGATGAACAAGCGATGACGGCAATCATTGATGAGTTTCAATTCATTCCAGCTTATACTAATTTCTCAAGTGAAGCGATCCATGATCCTTTATCTAAGGAAATCTACACCTATTTAAGTGAAGGACAAACTGTTCCGTGGGTCCACAATTCCTATCCAGACGGATATGGGCAAAATATTTTTGGTGTGCAGATCCAAGCATATGCAGCTGGACGAATCTCTTGGGAGGAATTTATCGATACGTTGCAAACCAGTTGGGCACAAGAGCGGGAGTAA
- a CDS encoding carbohydrate ABC transporter permease produces the protein MKQSNVKHSRQFKKTLLILGGLLLASLWFYPFFLVVINSFKTKAEIFQNTLTLPAELTLENYIDSFAHLDFLKSAANSLLVTVGSLVLIVFVSSMAAYALSRNTSRLSSFLYFIVAIGLLIPFQGIMIPLISLFGQVSMLNQPGLMVMYLGLATSMSTFLYYGALRGIPKSLDEAALIDGANTFQIYWKVIFPLLKPTTVTVIVLNALWFWNDYLLPSLSINKAGMYTIPLRMFYFFGEFNKQWHLALAALVIVVLPIIILFVVLQKHVVKGISDGAVK, from the coding sequence ATGAAGCAATCAAATGTGAAACATTCACGACAGTTTAAGAAGACTTTGCTGATTTTGGGCGGGTTGTTGCTTGCTAGCTTGTGGTTTTATCCTTTTTTCTTGGTGGTGATCAATTCGTTCAAAACCAAAGCGGAGATTTTTCAAAACACGCTCACTTTACCAGCGGAACTGACACTGGAAAATTATATTGATTCATTTGCGCACTTAGATTTTTTGAAAAGCGCAGCCAATTCATTATTGGTAACAGTCGGGTCCTTAGTGTTGATCGTGTTCGTTTCTTCGATGGCGGCGTATGCCTTATCAAGAAATACGAGTCGTTTAAGTTCGTTTCTCTATTTTATTGTAGCGATCGGTTTATTGATTCCATTTCAAGGGATCATGATCCCTTTGATTTCACTTTTTGGGCAAGTCAGTATGTTGAATCAGCCTGGTTTGATGGTGATGTATCTAGGGTTAGCAACAAGTATGTCGACCTTTTTGTATTATGGTGCTTTAAGAGGTATTCCGAAATCATTAGATGAAGCGGCATTGATCGATGGGGCAAATACCTTCCAAATCTACTGGAAAGTCATTTTTCCTTTATTAAAACCTACGACGGTGACTGTGATCGTGTTGAACGCTTTGTGGTTTTGGAATGACTATCTGTTGCCTTCATTAAGTATCAATAAAGCGGGCATGTACACGATCCCTTTACGAATGTTTTATTTCTTCGGCGAATTCAACAAGCAGTGGCACTTAGCACTGGCTGCGCTAGTGATCGTCGTTTTACCAATTATTATTTTATTTGTTGTCTTGCAAAAACATGTCGTAAAAGGCATTTCAGATGGCGCAGTGAAGTAG
- the yicI gene encoding alpha-xylosidase — MKFTNGYWLAKEGFHLEHPNHVYEAQVDEEKLTLYLPYKPIHTRGDTLNLGMTTLTFESPREDIIKVQLVHHDKAQTAPHFHLNKQSPSVMIDTENEETYIFKSGKLEARVTKNAAFQIDFLAEGKCLTSSMPKAQALIQSSDGTQYMREQLSLDPYEYVYGLGERFTPFIKNGQVVDCWNQDGGTGSEQAYKNIPFYLTNQGYGVFVNHPEKVSFEVGSENVSRTQFSVAGERLEYYIIYGPDMKTILKKYTDLTGKPALPPAWSFGLWLSTSFTTDYREETVMRFIEEMQTREIPFDVFHFDCFWMKEFEWCGFEWNHELFPDPQQLIEKIHQKGLKVCVWINPYIGQKAAAFQVCKEKGYFIKDTNGEVWQWDLWQAGQGIIDFTNPKARDWYKERLKELIEIGVDSFKTDFGERIPTDVKYHDGSDPKKMHNYYAYLYNEVVFELLAELRPDEAVVFARSASVGSQKFPVHWGGDNLSEYPSMAESLRGGLSFVLSGFGFWSHDIGGFEENASEDIYKRWTQFGLLSTHSRYHGNIEYRVPWNFGEEAALVSQRFSKLKNRLMPYIYEQAVETAQTGIPMMRPVMLEFPEDYTTHTIDKQYMFGERLLIAPIFNAQGQVSFYLPEGRWTNYLDNRVYEGRQWHTQTYDYFNLPLMVRPNSLIIEGSVDTTAAYDYTKDLTVHVFELTEEVTQRVVDQHGMPVRAITVTPEDDSYQIKTEGLINVQVVFRNRQIPGANDHPLGSSIVVEH; from the coding sequence ATGAAATTTACAAATGGCTATTGGTTGGCAAAAGAAGGGTTTCATCTTGAACACCCGAACCATGTATATGAGGCTCAAGTGGATGAGGAAAAGCTGACGCTGTACTTACCATATAAACCGATCCACACAAGAGGAGATACCTTGAATCTAGGGATGACAACGTTGACTTTTGAGTCACCAAGAGAAGATATCATCAAAGTACAACTGGTGCATCATGACAAAGCACAAACAGCTCCTCATTTTCATCTTAATAAGCAATCGCCTTCTGTCATGATCGATACAGAAAATGAGGAAACTTACATCTTCAAATCAGGTAAGCTAGAAGCACGAGTAACAAAAAATGCAGCGTTCCAAATCGATTTTCTGGCAGAGGGGAAGTGTTTGACGTCTTCTATGCCAAAAGCGCAAGCATTGATTCAAAGCAGTGACGGTACGCAATACATGCGTGAACAGTTGTCACTAGATCCTTACGAATACGTCTATGGTTTAGGGGAACGATTCACCCCTTTTATCAAGAATGGACAAGTCGTTGATTGCTGGAATCAAGACGGTGGCACGGGGAGTGAACAGGCATATAAAAATATTCCTTTTTATTTAACGAATCAAGGCTATGGCGTGTTCGTCAATCATCCTGAAAAGGTATCATTTGAAGTCGGTTCGGAAAATGTCTCTCGGACACAATTCAGTGTCGCCGGTGAACGGCTGGAATACTATATCATCTATGGGCCAGATATGAAAACGATCCTAAAGAAATACACCGATTTAACTGGCAAACCTGCATTGCCTCCTGCATGGTCATTTGGGTTGTGGTTATCGACTTCCTTTACGACGGATTATCGCGAGGAAACAGTCATGCGATTTATTGAAGAAATGCAGACACGAGAGATTCCTTTTGATGTCTTCCATTTTGATTGTTTTTGGATGAAAGAATTTGAGTGGTGTGGTTTTGAATGGAATCATGAGCTATTCCCAGATCCCCAACAATTGATTGAAAAAATCCACCAGAAAGGGTTGAAAGTCTGTGTATGGATCAATCCTTACATCGGACAAAAAGCGGCGGCCTTTCAAGTGTGTAAAGAAAAAGGGTATTTCATCAAAGATACAAACGGTGAAGTATGGCAATGGGATCTTTGGCAAGCGGGTCAAGGGATCATTGACTTTACCAATCCAAAAGCTCGTGACTGGTACAAAGAACGGCTGAAGGAACTCATAGAAATCGGTGTCGATTCCTTCAAGACGGATTTTGGTGAACGCATACCAACTGATGTGAAGTACCACGATGGTTCTGATCCGAAAAAAATGCACAATTATTATGCGTATCTTTATAACGAAGTCGTCTTTGAATTATTAGCAGAATTACGTCCAGATGAAGCGGTCGTCTTTGCTCGTTCCGCTTCGGTCGGTTCACAAAAATTCCCAGTCCATTGGGGTGGTGATAATCTATCGGAATATCCATCTATGGCAGAATCATTAAGAGGTGGACTCTCATTTGTTTTATCCGGTTTCGGCTTTTGGAGTCATGATATCGGTGGGTTTGAAGAAAATGCTTCAGAAGACATCTATAAACGCTGGACTCAATTTGGACTGCTATCGACGCATAGCCGTTATCATGGAAACATCGAATACCGTGTGCCATGGAACTTTGGCGAAGAAGCAGCCTTAGTCAGTCAACGATTTTCAAAATTAAAAAATCGCCTGATGCCTTATATTTATGAGCAAGCAGTAGAAACAGCGCAAACAGGCATACCAATGATGCGCCCAGTGATGCTGGAATTTCCAGAAGATTATACGACACATACGATCGATAAACAGTACATGTTTGGTGAACGTTTGTTGATTGCACCGATTTTCAATGCACAAGGGCAGGTCTCTTTTTATTTACCAGAAGGACGTTGGACGAATTATTTAGATAATCGGGTATATGAAGGACGACAATGGCACACACAGACCTATGATTATTTTAATCTACCGCTTATGGTTCGCCCTAATTCACTGATCATTGAAGGTTCCGTCGACACGACCGCTGCATATGATTATACAAAAGACTTGACCGTACACGTTTTTGAACTAACGGAAGAAGTGACACAGCGAGTGGTGGATCAACACGGGATGCCAGTTAGGGCGATCACCGTTACTCCTGAAGATGATAGCTATCAGATCAAAACAGAAGGGTTAATAAATGTTCAAGTAGTATTTAGAAATCGGCAAATACCAGGAGCAAACGATCATCCGCTGGGGTCTTCAATCGTCGTTGAACACTAG
- a CDS encoding YjbQ family protein translates to MKFAKDQLTLTSNGNRVSYHNITEQVKAIVEKSQIKNGICLVQSPHTTCSVIFEEYMHDTDFNGDEFLQVDLNRILDKIIPRELSENTNYRYPGPKHLEFLMSLDDPNYPTDPATILNGDAHIRSSFFGASESFILSEGKLEIGSVGYIYFVDFDQNRVRNRTCHVMVMGE, encoded by the coding sequence ATGAAATTTGCAAAAGACCAATTAACTTTAACTTCAAACGGTAATCGCGTGTCTTATCATAATATTACCGAACAAGTTAAAGCAATCGTTGAGAAAAGCCAGATCAAGAATGGTATTTGTTTAGTCCAATCGCCCCACACCACTTGCTCGGTGATTTTTGAAGAGTATATGCACGATACCGATTTTAATGGTGATGAGTTTCTTCAAGTAGATTTAAATCGTATCTTGGATAAAATCATCCCCCGAGAACTATCTGAAAATACGAATTACCGTTATCCAGGACCGAAGCATTTGGAATTTCTGATGAGCCTCGACGATCCTAATTATCCAACGGACCCTGCGACGATTTTAAATGGCGATGCTCACATCCGCTCTTCCTTTTTCGGCGCAAGCGAAAGCTTTATTTTGAGCGAAGGAAAATTAGAGATCGGTTCTGTTGGCTATATTTACTTCGTAGACTTTGATCAAAATCGTGTAAGAAACCGAACATGTCACGTCATGGTGATGGGAGAATAA
- a CDS encoding triose-phosphate isomerase, with protein MQKRTLRAPFFVVNPKAYLYGDQALALAKVADELSGTHDIDILFTVQHVDAARIKNETNHLFITVQHLDGLQVGRGMGYILPEAVAEVGVTATFLNHAEHPMTVNELTKAVKRADELGILTIVCADSIAEAQAVATLDPDVMVCEPTELIGTGQSSDLSYMKATNDAVRAINPTIQILQAAGISTVEDVEKALLSGADGTGGTSGIVAADDPAQTLTDMIHKVAELKKEFK; from the coding sequence ATGCAAAAAAGAACCTTACGTGCCCCATTCTTTGTGGTTAATCCAAAAGCTTATTTATACGGCGACCAAGCACTTGCTTTAGCTAAAGTAGCCGATGAGCTATCTGGCACGCACGATATCGACATCTTATTCACTGTTCAGCATGTTGATGCTGCACGGATCAAAAACGAAACGAATCATTTATTCATTACTGTCCAACATTTAGACGGACTTCAAGTAGGACGTGGCATGGGATATATCCTTCCTGAAGCAGTGGCTGAAGTTGGAGTGACCGCTACATTTTTAAATCATGCGGAACACCCAATGACCGTCAACGAACTGACGAAAGCCGTAAAACGTGCAGATGAACTAGGTATCCTGACGATCGTCTGTGCAGATTCCATTGCAGAAGCGCAAGCAGTAGCAACGCTTGATCCTGACGTGATGGTCTGTGAGCCGACAGAATTGATTGGAACGGGGCAATCCAGTGATCTCTCTTATATGAAAGCAACCAATGATGCGGTTCGTGCGATCAATCCAACGATCCAAATCTTACAAGCTGCGGGAATCTCTACGGTGGAAGACGTAGAAAAAGCGTTATTATCTGGTGCAGATGGTACTGGGGGAACAAGCGGTATCGTGGCAGCTGATGATCCTGCCCAAACGTTGACGGATATGATCCATAAAGTAGCGGAATTGAAGAAGGAGTTCAAATAG
- a CDS encoding class II fructose-bisphosphate aldolase, giving the protein MLVTTKELFEQADKNNYAIPAANFFDLDSARTYVKTAERLKKPLILAFAQSHMDMMSLEEAALIGKFLAEQSTSPVALHLDHGQDEKIIKQAIDLGFTSVMIDASEDSFEENVRRSKAIADYAHPFGVVVEAEIGHVGAGDSLESEESDSIYTEFSEAVKFAEATGVDSLAVSIGTAHGHYTGTPKINFAVLQQIYDALAIPLVLHGGSSSGDENLEKCALNGIRKINIFTDFITAAMDKIRKEQPENYFDLIHDTNDAIAETLEHYFNVFHTASHE; this is encoded by the coding sequence ATGCTGGTTACTACAAAAGAATTATTTGAACAGGCGGATAAAAACAATTATGCGATCCCTGCTGCCAATTTCTTCGATTTAGATAGCGCAAGAACGTACGTTAAAACAGCTGAGCGTTTAAAAAAACCATTGATTCTCGCGTTTGCCCAATCACATATGGACATGATGTCACTAGAGGAAGCTGCTTTGATCGGTAAATTCTTAGCAGAACAAAGTACTTCTCCTGTCGCTTTGCATTTAGACCATGGTCAAGACGAAAAAATCATCAAACAAGCAATCGATCTAGGGTTTACTTCTGTCATGATCGACGCATCCGAAGATTCATTTGAAGAGAACGTTCGCCGCTCGAAAGCAATCGCTGATTATGCGCATCCTTTTGGTGTCGTTGTGGAGGCAGAAATCGGCCATGTCGGTGCTGGTGATAGCTTAGAATCAGAAGAGAGTGATTCCATCTACACAGAGTTTAGCGAAGCAGTGAAATTTGCAGAAGCAACTGGGGTGGATTCATTGGCAGTATCGATCGGTACCGCACATGGACACTACACAGGAACCCCAAAAATCAACTTCGCTGTCTTGCAACAGATTTATGATGCTTTGGCTATTCCTTTAGTTTTACACGGCGGCTCTTCTTCTGGCGATGAAAACCTTGAGAAGTGTGCGCTGAATGGGATTCGTAAAATCAATATCTTTACTGACTTTATCACAGCAGCCATGGATAAGATCCGTAAAGAGCAACCAGAAAATTACTTTGACTTGATCCATGATACAAATGATGCGATTGCTGAAACTTTGGAACATTATTTCAATGTCTTCCACACAGCTTCTCATGAATAA
- a CDS encoding PTS sugar transporter subunit IIB, translating into MKKLLIMCGTGVATSTVVTNKVKEWLKEKGLTDQVKLYQSKVADEMNKIDEYDIVVSTTVVPDSIKDRVIMGLPLLTGIGTEAMYAEIEKKINE; encoded by the coding sequence ATGAAAAAATTATTGATCATGTGTGGCACAGGTGTCGCAACTTCGACTGTTGTAACGAATAAAGTGAAAGAATGGTTGAAAGAAAAAGGACTAACTGATCAAGTGAAATTGTATCAATCAAAAGTAGCGGATGAAATGAATAAAATCGATGAATACGATATTGTTGTCAGCACGACAGTTGTCCCAGATTCAATCAAAGATCGTGTGATCATGGGTCTGCCTTTATTGACAGGTATCGGTACAGAAGCGATGTATGCTGAAATCGAGAAGAAAATCAACGAATAA
- a CDS encoding PTS galactitol transporter subunit IIC, with protein sequence MLDALQWFVDLGSIVVLPILIFIFGIILGTKPGKAFTSALTVGVGFVGLNLVIDLLGNSLGPAAQHMVERLGLNLTTIDVGWPAAAAISYGTILGSLAIPIGVVLNVVLILLGLTKVLNVDIWNIWHAAFISSLIFALTGDFAMGIAATVIYLMMILLMGDILGPIINKFYGFPNITFPHGTAAPGFVFALPMNWIFDRIPGLRDWKADPETIQKKFGVFGDSTVMGFLIGLVMGILAGYDVAGTGQLAVQTGAVMVIMPKMVALLMEGLTPISEAANEFVKKRFPGRELYIGMDAALSVGHPAVLSSSLLLVPITILLAVILPGNTTLPFGDLATIPFLICLMAAVFAGNIIRTVIAGTVYMVSILYITSWVAPLVTTAARSANFDLQGNSTITAMAEGGLWTTWMYVGLTKVLSWGGLAIIGAVVLIGLIYVNKILPKKQAAKAAE encoded by the coding sequence ATGTTAGATGCATTACAATGGTTTGTTGATTTAGGTTCGATCGTTGTTCTTCCTATCTTGATCTTTATTTTTGGGATCATTTTAGGCACAAAGCCAGGAAAAGCATTTACTTCAGCATTGACAGTTGGCGTTGGTTTTGTCGGTTTGAATTTAGTGATCGACTTACTAGGAAACAGCTTAGGACCAGCGGCACAGCATATGGTCGAGCGTTTAGGGTTGAACTTGACTACGATCGATGTCGGTTGGCCAGCCGCAGCGGCGATTTCTTATGGAACGATCTTGGGAAGTCTAGCCATTCCAATTGGTGTGGTGTTGAATGTCGTTCTTATTTTACTCGGCTTGACGAAAGTATTGAATGTCGATATTTGGAATATCTGGCATGCTGCATTTATTTCATCTCTTATTTTTGCTTTGACTGGTGACTTCGCTATGGGGATCGCTGCAACTGTGATCTACTTGATGATGATTCTTTTGATGGGCGATATCCTAGGACCGATCATCAATAAATTTTATGGATTCCCGAATATTACTTTCCCACATGGAACAGCTGCTCCGGGATTTGTCTTTGCATTACCAATGAATTGGATTTTTGATCGTATACCAGGATTGAGAGATTGGAAAGCTGACCCTGAAACGATTCAAAAGAAATTTGGGGTTTTCGGTGATTCAACCGTAATGGGCTTCTTGATTGGTTTAGTGATGGGGATTTTGGCTGGTTATGATGTCGCTGGTACAGGTCAATTGGCGGTTCAAACAGGTGCCGTTATGGTGATCATGCCTAAAATGGTTGCTTTATTAATGGAAGGGCTTACGCCGATATCAGAAGCTGCGAATGAATTTGTTAAAAAACGTTTCCCAGGAAGAGAACTTTATATCGGAATGGATGCGGCATTATCTGTCGGTCATCCAGCTGTGCTTTCTTCTTCCTTATTGCTCGTGCCGATCACTATTTTATTGGCAGTCATTCTACCAGGAAATACGACCTTACCTTTTGGCGATTTAGCAACGATTCCTTTCTTGATCTGTTTGATGGCGGCTGTCTTTGCAGGAAACATCATTCGAACAGTGATTGCTGGAACAGTCTACATGGTAAGTATTCTTTACATTACTTCTTGGGTTGCTCCGCTAGTAACAACAGCTGCTCGTTCAGCAAACTTTGATTTACAAGGAAACTCAACGATCACTGCAATGGCAGAAGGTGGCCTCTGGACAACTTGGATGTATGTCGGCTTAACAAAAGTTTTAAGCTGGGGTGGTTTAGCGATCATCGGCGCAGTTGTTCTGATCGGCTTGATTTACGTCAACAAAATTTTACCCAAAAAACAAGCAGCTAAAGCAGCTGAATAG
- a CDS encoding PTS sugar transporter subunit IIA gives MFFDHQLALLNQSFETKEEALQKLSEELRKKQCVTDDFYQNIIRREEVFPTGLAINGIGVAIPHTDSQYVNESQVAFMSLKKPLSFIEMGTNDKEINVSLLFMLALKEPHEQLEMLQQLIEMFQKPGVLEGLLTLTTETEYLTIIKKYGLQ, from the coding sequence TTGTTTTTTGATCATCAACTTGCATTATTGAATCAATCATTTGAAACAAAAGAAGAAGCATTGCAAAAATTATCAGAAGAACTGCGAAAAAAACAATGTGTCACGGATGATTTCTATCAAAATATCATCCGCCGTGAAGAAGTATTTCCAACAGGCTTAGCGATCAACGGGATTGGCGTCGCGATTCCACATACAGATAGTCAGTATGTCAATGAATCTCAAGTAGCGTTCATGTCGCTTAAAAAGCCTTTATCGTTTATTGAAATGGGCACCAATGACAAAGAAATAAACGTTTCGCTATTATTCATGCTTGCTTTGAAAGAACCACATGAACAATTAGAGATGTTGCAACAATTGATTGAGATGTTCCAAAAACCTGGTGTTTTAGAGGGACTCTTAACACTCACTACAGAAACAGAATATCTAACGATCATAAAAAAATACGGCTTGCAATAA